The window CTTTAGCAAATGTCAAGTAACTATTTATATACCTCTTTCCTTTTATTTCATCAATGTATCTTTTGTCTGCTGAAAAGAATATATCACAAGAAGCACCACTTTTGAGCTGCGTCACAAGTACATGAGTGCCTGCAACATTCATTTCAATCTTGCAATTTTTCTCTTTTTCAAACTGGTCAGCTATTTTTTCTATAACCGCTTCTAAAGTATTTGGTACAAAAAGGACAAGTTTATCATTTTTAGAGCTTTGAGCTTTGGTAGTCTTTGAAAAAGCAAATCGAGAATAGGTACAAAACAAAGCTGCCACAAGTACAGCTATCACAAAAATTGAGATTACAAATAATTTTATCCACTTTGACCTAATTTTCATTCTATATCTCTCCTTTTCTTCCTGAAGAAACGGTCATTTTTTAAGTCATAAAAAGATCCAAAACCTCTTTGATAGCATCTTTCACAAGCCCATGTCTTTCTAAAACAATCTTGTCAGAAAGCTTTTCCAAGGCACAAAGTCCAACTTTGTTTGCTATTATCACATCACAGTCTCTTAGCATCTCAACTCTTTTTTCCATCCTCTCCTGGCTGCTGCAACTCTCAATTCCTTGGTCTTTAAACTCTCTAACACAAATTAGATCGCAGCTGCCATCGTCAAACAAATCAACAATCAAAAAATTCTCGCTGTTACCAAAGTGTCTGTTCACAAGCTTTCCATCACTGGTGGCAATTGCAACTCTTTTTCTTTTCATCTTTTATCCCACC is drawn from Caldicellulosiruptor naganoensis and contains these coding sequences:
- a CDS encoding NifB/NifX family molybdenum-iron cluster-binding protein, coding for MKRKRVAIATSDGKLVNRHFGNSENFLIVDLFDDGSCDLICVREFKDQGIESCSSQERMEKRVEMLRDCDVIIANKVGLCALEKLSDKIVLERHGLVKDAIKEVLDLFMT